In the Danio rerio strain Tuebingen ecotype United States chromosome 8, GRCz12tu, whole genome shotgun sequence genome, one interval contains:
- the LOC141375832 gene encoding E3 ubiquitin-protein ligase RBBP6-like isoform X3, with product MYQSSLCYYSSSEAMRLLGIPGHHIRHCPTNVGSRSAPHKRIRKSTGIPRSFLLEVDDPDRKGVMIDGSGRYVIPIIDAEAYAAEKRKRPSFSCQTEPLPSSSSAGAASSVRDAGGKRSRSPSSPETRGDQKRPRR from the exons atgtaccagtccagcctgtgctactactccagcag tgaggccatgaggctgcttgggatcccgggacaccacattaggcactgccccactaatgtg ggcagccgctccgcgccgcacaagcgcatccggaagagcacagggattccccgcagcttcctgttggaggtggacgacccagaccgaaagggagtcatgatagacggcagcggccgatacgtcattcccatcatagacgc tgaggcctatgctgctgagaagagaaagaggccgtccttctcctgccagaccgagcctttgccctcctcgtcctcagcaggtgcggcatcttcggtccgggacgccggagggaaacggtcccgctccccatcttcaccagagacgcgcggcgaccagaagagaccacgtcgctga
- the LOC141375832 gene encoding E3 ubiquitin-protein ligase RBBP6-like isoform X1, whose protein sequence is MRSKRLKFCQLKISNAQTDEEYTDDALIPKNTSVIIRRIPAAGLKSSNRRFVGHQAGRWREPSPRADPSLLSLEQLLKTENLAEAKASEEDKLKAVMYQSSLCYYSSSEAMRLLGIPGHHIRHCPTNVGSRSAPHKRIRKSTGIPRSFLLEVDDPDRKGVMIDGSGRYVIPIIDAEAYAAEKRKRPSFSCQTEPLPSSSSAGAASSVRDAGGKRSRSPSSPETRGDQKRPRR, encoded by the exons atgaggagcaagaggctgaagttctgccagctgaagatcagcaacgcccagactgatgaag aatacacagatgatgctctcatccctaaaaacacgtcggtcatcatcagacggatccctgcggcgggactgaagtcctcaaacagaagatttgttgg acatcaagctggacgctggcgtgaaccttcacctagagctgatccttcactcctctcactggagcagttgttgaag actgagaatctggctgaggcaaaggcgtcagaggaggacaagctgaaagcggtgatgtaccagtccagcctgtgctactactccagcag tgaggccatgaggctgcttgggatcccgggacaccacattaggcactgccccactaatgtg ggcagccgctccgcgccgcacaagcgcatccggaagagcacagggattccccgcagcttcctgttggaggtggacgacccagaccgaaagggagtcatgatagacggcagcggccgatacgtcattcccatcatagacgc tgaggcctatgctgctgagaagagaaagaggccgtccttctcctgccagaccgagcctttgccctcctcgtcctcagcaggtgcggcatcttcggtccgggacgccggagggaaacggtcccgctccccatcttcaccagagacgcgcggcgaccagaagagaccacgtcgctga
- the LOC141375832 gene encoding E3 ubiquitin-protein ligase RBBP6-like isoform X2 yields MRSKRLKFCQLKISNAQTDEEYTDDALIPKNTSVIIRRIPAAGLKSSNRRFVGHQAGRWREPSPRADPSLLSLEQLLKTENLAEAKASEEDKLKAVMYQSSLCYYSSRAAAPRRTSASGRAQGFPAASCWRWTTQTERES; encoded by the exons atgaggagcaagaggctgaagttctgccagctgaagatcagcaacgcccagactgatgaag aatacacagatgatgctctcatccctaaaaacacgtcggtcatcatcagacggatccctgcggcgggactgaagtcctcaaacagaagatttgttgg acatcaagctggacgctggcgtgaaccttcacctagagctgatccttcactcctctcactggagcagttgttgaag actgagaatctggctgaggcaaaggcgtcagaggaggacaagctgaaagcggtgatgtaccagtccagcctgtgctactactccagcag ggcagccgctccgcgccgcacaagcgcatccggaagagcacagggattccccgcagcttcctgttggaggtggacgacccagaccgaaagggagtcatga